A stretch of Acidimicrobiales bacterium DNA encodes these proteins:
- a CDS encoding fatty acid desaturase, giving the protein MGPHNAAVAPDDVDQTAALAADAADDGFGDRLDGHPTDIPEVPMVVYRRTLLPPERVRELSRRRPWRVVADTALCWAIIVAAWLAAAAIGTWWAILLAVLVVGNRYYSLFIIGHDGMHRRLFADMGRNDLFTDVFVLAPILSITHLNNRNHMRHHQMLGSEADPDRHKHACFNKADLLGLIGYLTGGSLAVNVFHVFVGQRSSKGKAAPATAATAAPSGAGSKRERYRVRDLVVLVACQAVLITGLTLLFGWWGYLVMWWVPVFAFALMADNLRTFAEHSHAESDAAADRHRLITNTPSRIERCVLSPMNMNFHAAHHLWPSIPYYNLAIADAEMRTADGADAITWRGSYLAHVWRYAKALPLPECRQAHA; this is encoded by the coding sequence ATGGGACCTCACAACGCAGCTGTCGCACCTGACGATGTCGACCAGACCGCGGCGCTCGCCGCGGACGCGGCCGACGACGGGTTCGGCGACCGTCTCGACGGCCACCCCACCGACATCCCCGAGGTGCCGATGGTGGTCTACCGGCGCACGCTACTGCCCCCCGAACGGGTGCGGGAGCTGAGCCGCCGCCGGCCGTGGCGTGTCGTGGCCGACACGGCGCTGTGCTGGGCCATCATCGTCGCCGCCTGGCTGGCCGCCGCGGCGATCGGGACGTGGTGGGCGATCCTGCTGGCCGTGCTGGTGGTCGGCAACCGCTACTACAGCTTGTTCATCATCGGCCACGACGGGATGCACCGCCGGTTGTTCGCCGACATGGGCCGCAACGACCTGTTCACCGACGTGTTCGTGCTGGCCCCGATCTTGTCGATCACGCACCTCAACAACCGCAACCACATGCGGCACCACCAGATGCTGGGCAGCGAGGCCGACCCCGACCGCCACAAGCACGCCTGCTTCAACAAGGCCGACCTGCTCGGCCTGATCGGCTACCTCACCGGTGGGAGCCTGGCCGTCAACGTGTTCCACGTGTTCGTCGGGCAGCGGAGCAGCAAGGGCAAAGCCGCGCCGGCCACGGCCGCAACCGCGGCTCCGAGCGGTGCGGGTTCCAAGCGTGAGCGGTATCGCGTGCGCGACCTCGTGGTGCTGGTGGCCTGCCAGGCTGTCCTCATCACCGGCCTCACGTTGCTGTTCGGGTGGTGGGGCTACCTCGTCATGTGGTGGGTGCCGGTCTTCGCGTTCGCGTTGATGGCCGACAACCTCCGCACGTTCGCCGAGCACTCGCACGCCGAGTCCGATGCGGCCGCCGATCGGCACCGGCTGATCACCAACACGCCGAGCCGGATCGAGCGGTGTGTCCTGTCGCCGATGAACATGAACTTCCACGCGGCGCACCACTTGTGGCCGTCGATCCCCTACTACAACCTCGCCATCGCCGACGCGGAGATGCGCACGGCCGACGGAGCCGACGCGATCACCTGGCGGGGCTCGTACCTCGCCCACGTGTGGCGCTACGCGAAGGCATTGCCGCTCCCCGAGTGCCGCCAGGCTCATGCCTGA
- a CDS encoding methyltransferase domain-containing protein codes for MSQVPAEQMSRAELRKQLDELLYYHSIDVAQGEATKGWFDLRHALPLMPFPDVQGKRCLDIGTWDGFYAFEMERRGAAEVVALDVPDLSGIDYPPEVRAQEGFDPFHSDQQPRQAGFQLIHRLLDSKVEWRGGNVYDLDPEAHGTFDVVILGSLLVHLRDPVRALDAVRKVVKPDGQFLCVDFVHAPVQALARRGRPLFELRGEGVDFQWWLASEPGLRQLLKVGGFDIDEVSPFFLLRPGEALGAAPARRGPVRELGRKSLTWMVARDTTRGGHPHRAYLTHRRF; via the coding sequence GTGAGCCAAGTCCCTGCCGAGCAGATGTCGCGCGCCGAGCTTCGCAAGCAACTCGACGAGCTCCTCTACTACCACTCGATCGACGTCGCCCAAGGGGAGGCCACCAAGGGCTGGTTCGACCTGCGGCACGCCCTGCCGCTGATGCCCTTCCCCGACGTGCAGGGCAAGCGCTGCCTCGACATCGGCACGTGGGATGGCTTCTACGCCTTCGAGATGGAACGGCGTGGCGCGGCCGAGGTCGTGGCGCTCGACGTGCCCGACCTGTCGGGCATCGATTACCCGCCAGAAGTGCGGGCCCAGGAAGGCTTCGACCCGTTCCACTCCGACCAGCAGCCCCGGCAGGCGGGCTTCCAGCTCATCCACCGGCTGCTCGACTCCAAGGTCGAGTGGCGCGGCGGCAACGTGTACGACCTCGACCCCGAAGCGCACGGCACGTTCGACGTCGTGATCCTCGGCAGCCTGCTCGTGCACCTTCGCGACCCGGTGCGGGCGCTCGACGCGGTGCGCAAGGTGGTCAAGCCCGACGGCCAGTTCCTGTGCGTCGACTTCGTGCACGCGCCGGTGCAGGCCTTGGCGCGGCGGGGCCGCCCGCTGTTCGAGCTGCGCGGCGAAGGGGTCGACTTCCAGTGGTGGCTGGCCAGCGAGCCGGGCTTGCGTCAACTGCTCAAGGTCGGCGGGTTTGACATCGACGAGGTTTCACCATTCTTCTTGTTGCGACCGGGGGAAGCGCTGGGGGCCGCGCCTGCTCGACGGGGGCCGGTTCGCGAGCTCGGTCGGAAGTCGTTGACGTGGATGGTGGCGCGGGACACCACTCGGGGCGGGCACCCGCATCGCGCCTACCTGACACATCGGCGCTTTTGA
- a CDS encoding phosphoribosylaminoimidazolesuccinocarboxamide synthase: protein MTRQPAFPIDLPHVYSGKVRDMYDAGEGRLLLVTSDRISAFDVVMAEPIEHKGRVLTAISAFWFEHFRDLVGSHLISTDLADVPSAAQLPELAGRVMLCHKAEMLSIECIVRGYLTGSAWKEYKADGTMHGTKLPEGLLESSQLPEPVFTPSTKADDGDHDINITFEEAADRVGAELATKARDISLEIYRRGAELAAERGVIIADTKFELGLLDGQLILCDEVLTPDSSRFWPADEWKPGITPPSFDKQPVRDYLDGLDWDKTPPPPPLPDEVVAATSNRYREAYELITGRRFTDWPGVTA from the coding sequence ATGACGCGACAGCCCGCATTCCCCATCGACTTGCCCCACGTCTACTCCGGCAAGGTCCGCGACATGTACGACGCAGGGGAGGGGCGGCTGTTGCTGGTGACGTCCGATCGCATCTCCGCCTTCGACGTCGTGATGGCCGAACCGATCGAGCACAAGGGCCGGGTCCTCACCGCCATCTCTGCGTTCTGGTTCGAGCACTTCCGCGACCTGGTCGGCAGTCACCTGATCTCCACCGACCTCGCCGACGTACCGTCCGCCGCGCAGCTCCCCGAGCTGGCGGGACGGGTGATGCTGTGCCACAAGGCTGAGATGCTGTCGATCGAGTGCATCGTGCGGGGCTACCTCACCGGCTCGGCCTGGAAGGAGTACAAGGCGGACGGCACGATGCACGGCACCAAGCTGCCCGAGGGGCTGCTCGAGTCGTCGCAACTGCCCGAGCCGGTGTTCACGCCGTCGACCAAGGCCGATGACGGCGACCACGACATCAACATCACGTTCGAAGAAGCCGCCGACCGCGTCGGCGCCGAGCTGGCCACCAAGGCGCGTGACATCTCGCTCGAGATCTACCGCAGAGGTGCCGAGCTGGCGGCCGAGCGGGGCGTGATCATCGCCGACACCAAGTTCGAGCTCGGCCTGCTCGACGGCCAGCTGATCCTGTGCGACGAGGTCCTCACCCCCGACTCGTCACGGTTCTGGCCCGCCGACGAGTGGAAGCCGGGCATCACGCCGCCGAGCTTCGACAAGCAGCCCGTGCGCGACTACCTCGATGGCCTCGACTGGGACAAGACCCCGCCGCCGCCACCGTTGCCCGACGAGGTCGTCGCCGCCACCAGCAATCGCTACCGCGAGGCCTACGAGCTGATCACCGGCCGTCGCTTCACCGACTGGCCGGGCGTCACCGCCTGA
- a CDS encoding acyltransferase, which translates to MSDTQGETTLPGSGAWQTAVRRGWLAERLTFIPALDGIRGLALVLIAWVHWGTVYRWPRPTPWLEAGSVGVDVFFGLSGFLITALLLQEHQRTGRVSFRSFYSRRALRLLPVLAVFLTVHVIWAVGVGISLRTELLSVVAAAVYLFNYLFASNHVVANGMEHVWTLSVEEQFYLLWPMSLVFLVRRAWKPIRVVTLLVVLALVSAIWRASLVGHAGDYNWWYHATDARADSLLLGCALAVVRHRWGLPVRWAKPAGWIGTALIAITFVIHGSNFNGRYGHFIASAATALIVGAAATRTWSMGGVLSSKLMVAIGQRSYSGYLWHVLAATAVLRWHIWGIRGLLLALVITVVLTEITYRTLEEPLRSLRSRLHRQEISWSSLVPRAVPDYGGRLLEALRASTYRLAVAGVLVAAAVVRFAMVLGTRHRFALDGDAADFQRIATSLAHGHGFGVVPGAPGLSALRGPAYPTVLSLVYRVFGTGVTVGRLTTAVISVAAVAAIGAVALRLVGRRPALVVLGLAAVFPSMLVSSYTLSPMPMALLFVALALWAALAAPSWRHPVGGFALAGVFVGLAALTQQTMAVVGVTVMVVAWWSTKTSARRLRQVGAVVLAAIVVVAPWTIRNQRTYHQFVPIQASAGYTLAGQYNSATSKNPQSPLAWTTPAAAPEMAAQFAKDAPTNPAVLDSQLWSAARQFAIHHKKKTIKTVARNGERLLELDFGHYSQVVGAAGTVPHRLVNGSVIGFYVLVLLGLVTIVITRGRERRMVTWAVAITPVLIGLGGLVALGGMQMRAPIEMLLFLPAATVIVWAFDFCRAVVRTATRERAWFAPLRVPAPT; encoded by the coding sequence GTGTCAGACACCCAGGGCGAGACCACCCTGCCAGGATCTGGGGCCTGGCAGACCGCAGTTCGTCGCGGCTGGTTGGCGGAACGCCTCACCTTCATACCTGCACTCGACGGCATCCGAGGCCTCGCGCTCGTGCTCATCGCGTGGGTCCATTGGGGCACGGTGTACCGCTGGCCGCGTCCGACGCCGTGGCTCGAGGCCGGGTCCGTCGGCGTCGATGTCTTCTTCGGGCTCAGCGGCTTCTTGATCACCGCGCTGTTGCTCCAAGAGCACCAGCGGACCGGGCGCGTCAGCTTCCGGAGCTTCTACTCGCGGCGCGCGCTGCGGCTGTTGCCGGTGCTCGCGGTGTTCTTGACCGTGCACGTGATCTGGGCGGTGGGCGTCGGCATCTCGTTGCGCACCGAGCTGCTCTCGGTGGTGGCAGCGGCCGTCTACCTCTTCAACTACCTGTTCGCGTCGAACCACGTGGTCGCCAACGGCATGGAGCACGTGTGGACGCTCTCGGTCGAAGAGCAGTTCTACCTGTTGTGGCCGATGAGCCTCGTGTTCCTCGTCCGCCGGGCGTGGAAGCCGATCCGGGTCGTGACGCTGCTGGTGGTGCTGGCGCTGGTGTCGGCCATCTGGCGGGCATCGCTGGTCGGCCACGCCGGTGATTACAACTGGTGGTACCACGCCACCGACGCGCGGGCTGACTCGCTGCTGCTCGGTTGCGCGCTGGCGGTCGTCCGCCACCGCTGGGGTCTCCCGGTGCGCTGGGCGAAGCCGGCGGGCTGGATCGGCACCGCGCTGATCGCGATCACCTTCGTGATCCACGGGTCGAACTTCAACGGTCGCTACGGGCACTTCATCGCCTCGGCCGCCACCGCGCTGATCGTGGGCGCGGCCGCCACCCGCACGTGGTCGATGGGCGGGGTCTTGTCGAGCAAGCTGATGGTGGCCATCGGTCAGCGTTCGTACTCGGGGTACTTGTGGCACGTGCTGGCCGCCACCGCCGTGCTGCGTTGGCACATCTGGGGCATCCGTGGCCTGCTGCTCGCTCTCGTGATCACCGTCGTGCTCACCGAGATCACGTACCGCACGCTCGAAGAGCCCTTGCGCAGCCTCCGGTCGCGGCTGCACCGCCAGGAGATCTCGTGGAGCAGCCTGGTGCCTCGCGCGGTGCCCGATTACGGCGGGCGGCTGCTCGAGGCGCTGCGCGCCAGCACGTACCGCTTGGCAGTGGCGGGCGTGTTGGTGGCGGCCGCGGTGGTGCGGTTCGCCATGGTGCTCGGCACCCGCCACCGGTTTGCGCTCGACGGCGATGCGGCCGACTTCCAGCGCATCGCCACCTCGCTGGCGCACGGCCACGGGTTCGGGGTGGTGCCGGGCGCGCCTGGACTGTCCGCGTTGCGGGGGCCCGCCTATCCGACCGTGCTGTCGCTGGTGTACCGGGTGTTCGGCACCGGGGTGACCGTCGGGCGCCTCACCACTGCGGTGATCAGCGTCGCCGCCGTGGCCGCCATCGGTGCGGTGGCGCTGCGCCTCGTCGGGCGACGACCGGCGCTCGTGGTGCTCGGCCTGGCCGCCGTGTTCCCGTCGATGCTGGTGTCGTCGTACACGCTCAGCCCCATGCCGATGGCGCTGCTGTTCGTGGCGCTGGCGCTGTGGGCCGCGTTGGCGGCCCCGTCGTGGCGGCATCCGGTCGGGGGGTTCGCGCTGGCCGGCGTCTTCGTCGGTCTCGCCGCGCTCACCCAACAGACGATGGCGGTGGTGGGGGTCACCGTCATGGTGGTGGCCTGGTGGTCGACAAAGACGAGCGCGCGACGACTGCGCCAAGTGGGCGCCGTGGTGCTCGCGGCCATCGTGGTGGTGGCGCCGTGGACGATCCGCAACCAGCGCACGTACCACCAGTTCGTGCCGATCCAGGCCAGCGCCGGCTACACCCTGGCGGGCCAGTACAACTCGGCCACGTCGAAGAACCCCCAGTCGCCTCTTGCGTGGACCACACCGGCCGCCGCCCCGGAGATGGCCGCGCAGTTCGCCAAGGACGCGCCCACCAACCCGGCCGTGCTCGACTCCCAGCTGTGGTCGGCCGCTCGTCAGTTCGCCATCCACCACAAGAAGAAGACCATCAAGACCGTCGCCCGCAACGGCGAGCGGCTGCTCGAGCTCGACTTCGGCCACTACTCGCAGGTCGTCGGCGCGGCCGGCACGGTTCCACATCGCCTCGTCAACGGCAGCGTGATCGGGTTCTACGTGCTGGTGCTGCTCGGGCTCGTCACGATCGTGATCACGCGCGGACGGGAGCGACGCATGGTCACGTGGGCCGTGGCGATCACGCCGGTGCTGATCGGCCTCGGCGGTCTGGTCGCGCTCGGCGGCATGCAGATGCGTGCGCCGATCGAGATGCTGCTGTTCTTGCCGGCGGCGACCGTGATCGTGTGGGCGTTCGACTTCTGCCGCGCGGTGGTGCGCACCGCCACGCGCGAACGAGCGTGGTTCGCGCCGCTGCGGGTGCCGGCGCCGACCTGA
- the purE gene encoding 5-(carboxyamino)imidazole ribonucleotide mutase, with translation MTKVAVLMGSPNDRAKMQPAVDTLDKFGLDADVRVLSAHRTPHEVVDLVSSARDEGYVAFICGAGMAAHLAGVVAAHTTLPVVGVPLSGGGLNGVDALYATVQMPKGIPVATVAIDGSMNAALLVVQMLAITDTGLAQKLADDRAANAAAVLAANDRAEDKAAGS, from the coding sequence ATGACCAAAGTCGCGGTGCTCATGGGTTCGCCCAACGATCGGGCGAAGATGCAGCCCGCAGTCGACACGCTCGACAAGTTCGGCCTCGATGCCGACGTGCGGGTGCTGTCCGCCCATCGCACGCCGCACGAGGTGGTCGACCTGGTGTCGTCGGCACGCGACGAGGGCTACGTCGCCTTCATCTGCGGCGCCGGCATGGCAGCCCACCTGGCCGGCGTGGTCGCCGCACACACGACGCTCCCGGTGGTGGGTGTGCCGCTGTCGGGTGGCGGGCTCAACGGAGTCGACGCCCTCTATGCGACCGTGCAGATGCCCAAGGGCATCCCCGTCGCGACGGTGGCGATCGACGGGTCGATGAACGCCGCGCTGCTCGTCGTGCAGATGCTCGCCATCACCGACACGGGCCTGGCCCAGAAGCTTGCCGACGACCGCGCCGCCAACGCTGCTGCCGTCCTGGCGGCCAACGACCGCGCCGAGGACAAGGCGGCGGGGAGCTGA
- a CDS encoding class I SAM-dependent methyltransferase, with translation MPDVLDRQTPPEIAASGAPTIATVDIPECDVCGATISTPIATGFDYELITCTNQWRYVRCDECSHVWINPRPAPDTLPTIYPDTYYSYHYDDISPILRKGKEAMDSLKIGKILKVAGGLPERYLDVGCGDGRYLRTLARRGVPASGLFGLELDETTVERLREQGFGAYCERVETTERFPDGSLDLVTMFHVIEHVASPAVVVDRLTAMLRPGGVLALETPNIDSLDARLFHDGRWGGYHIPRHWHLFNPETLRKLLEERGLEVQTVRYQTGHSFWMYSLHHALRYKERPRPGLAKLFDPLSSTVPLIAFTGFDQARSKVGAKTSAMLFIARKPTNP, from the coding sequence ATGCCTGACGTGCTCGACCGGCAGACCCCACCCGAGATCGCCGCGTCGGGCGCGCCCACGATCGCGACGGTCGACATCCCCGAGTGCGATGTGTGCGGCGCCACGATCTCGACCCCGATCGCGACGGGCTTCGACTACGAGCTGATCACATGCACCAACCAGTGGCGCTACGTCCGCTGCGACGAGTGCAGCCACGTGTGGATCAACCCTCGACCGGCTCCCGACACGCTGCCGACGATCTATCCCGACACGTACTACTCGTACCACTACGACGACATCTCGCCGATCTTGCGCAAGGGCAAGGAGGCGATGGACTCCTTGAAGATCGGCAAGATCCTGAAGGTCGCCGGCGGGCTTCCCGAGCGGTACCTCGACGTCGGCTGCGGCGACGGGCGCTACTTGCGCACCCTCGCCCGGCGCGGCGTGCCCGCGTCGGGCCTGTTCGGCCTCGAGCTCGACGAGACCACCGTCGAACGTCTCCGCGAGCAGGGCTTCGGCGCGTACTGCGAGCGGGTGGAGACCACCGAACGCTTCCCGGACGGCTCGCTCGACCTCGTCACCATGTTCCACGTCATCGAGCACGTCGCCTCGCCCGCCGTGGTGGTCGACCGGCTCACGGCGATGTTGCGGCCGGGCGGCGTGTTGGCGCTGGAGACGCCCAACATCGACAGCCTCGACGCCCGTCTGTTCCACGACGGCCGCTGGGGCGGCTACCACATCCCGCGCCACTGGCACCTGTTCAACCCCGAGACGCTCCGCAAGCTCCTCGAAGAGCGTGGCCTCGAGGTCCAGACGGTCCGCTACCAGACCGGGCACTCGTTTTGGATGTACTCGCTGCACCACGCGCTGCGCTACAAGGAACGGCCACGCCCCGGCCTGGCCAAGCTGTTCGACCCGCTGAGCTCGACCGTGCCGCTGATCGCGTTCACCGGCTTCGACCAGGCCCGTTCCAAAGTGGGCGCCAAGACCTCGGCGATGCTGTTCATCGCCCGCAAGCCGACGAACCCGTAG
- the purB gene encoding adenylosuccinate lyase, protein MAGDQSAAAAGAAATDPDQSTAAAGAAATDPAQPASGKPGLPNVLAARYASTPMVEVWSPARKVVLERQLWLAVLRAQRELGVDVPDGVVEAYEAVVDQVDLASIAVRERVTRHDVKARIEEFSALAGHEHIHKGMTSRDLTENVEQLQVRASLQLIRRRMVTALARFGELAAEHRALVLTGRSHNVPAQATTLGKRFANGGEELLQALARVDELIARYPLRGIKGPVGTQQDMLDLLGTPEKVDALEEAVARHLGFAHSLDNVGQVYPRSLDLDVVSALVQAAAGPTSFATTVRLMAGQELVTEGFAKGQVGSSAMPHKMNSRSTERICGLSVVLRGHLAMVAQLAGDQWNEGDVSCSVVRRVALPDAFLAADGLFETLLTVLGEFGAYPAVVDRELRRYLPFLTTTKILMAAVRNGVGRETAHEVIKEHAVAVALEMREQGLEHNDLLDRLAADDRLGLSSEQLDAAVGEPLSFVGTAARQVDAFVRRVQEVVASDPAAARYHPEPIL, encoded by the coding sequence ATGGCCGGTGACCAGTCCGCTGCTGCCGCGGGGGCCGCCGCAACGGATCCGGACCAGTCCACTGCTGCCGCGGGGGCCGCCGCAACGGATCCGGCCCAGCCCGCGTCGGGCAAGCCGGGGCTGCCCAACGTGTTGGCGGCTCGTTACGCCAGCACACCGATGGTCGAGGTGTGGTCGCCGGCCCGCAAGGTGGTGCTGGAGCGGCAGCTGTGGCTGGCGGTGTTGCGGGCGCAACGGGAGCTCGGGGTTGACGTGCCCGACGGGGTGGTCGAGGCGTACGAGGCCGTGGTCGACCAGGTCGACCTCGCTTCGATCGCGGTTCGGGAGCGGGTCACCCGCCATGACGTGAAGGCCCGGATCGAGGAGTTCTCCGCGCTCGCCGGCCACGAGCACATCCACAAGGGGATGACCTCGCGCGACCTGACGGAGAACGTGGAGCAACTCCAGGTGCGCGCGTCGCTCCAGCTCATCCGCCGGCGGATGGTCACCGCGCTCGCCCGATTCGGCGAGCTGGCTGCCGAGCACCGGGCGCTCGTGCTCACCGGTCGCAGCCACAACGTGCCGGCACAGGCCACCACGCTGGGCAAGCGCTTCGCCAACGGCGGCGAGGAGCTCCTGCAGGCGCTCGCGCGGGTCGACGAGCTGATCGCCCGCTACCCATTGCGGGGCATCAAAGGCCCTGTCGGCACCCAGCAGGACATGCTCGATCTGCTCGGCACCCCGGAGAAGGTCGACGCGCTCGAGGAGGCCGTGGCCCGCCACCTCGGCTTCGCCCACTCGCTCGACAACGTCGGCCAGGTGTACCCGCGGTCGCTCGACCTCGACGTCGTGTCGGCGCTCGTCCAGGCCGCCGCCGGCCCCACCAGCTTCGCCACGACCGTGCGTCTCATGGCCGGGCAGGAGCTCGTGACCGAGGGGTTCGCCAAAGGGCAGGTCGGGTCGTCGGCCATGCCGCACAAGATGAACAGCCGCTCGACGGAACGGATCTGTGGCCTGTCGGTGGTGCTGCGCGGCCACTTGGCGATGGTGGCGCAGCTCGCGGGCGACCAGTGGAACGAGGGCGACGTCAGCTGCTCGGTCGTGCGCCGGGTGGCCCTGCCCGACGCGTTCCTCGCCGCCGACGGTCTGTTCGAGACGCTGCTGACGGTGCTCGGCGAGTTCGGGGCCTACCCCGCGGTGGTCGACCGTGAGCTGCGCCGCTACCTGCCGTTCCTCACCACCACCAAGATCTTGATGGCCGCCGTTCGCAACGGAGTGGGGCGGGAGACGGCGCACGAGGTCATCAAGGAGCACGCCGTGGCGGTGGCGCTCGAGATGCGGGAGCAGGGTCTCGAGCACAACGACCTGCTCGACCGCCTTGCGGCCGACGACCGGCTCGGGCTCAGCAGCGAGCAGCTCGACGCCGCGGTCGGCGAGCCCCTGTCGTTCGTGGGGACCGCGGCCCGCCAGGTCGACGCGTTCGTGCGCCGAGTGCAAGAGGTGGTGGCCTCCGATCCCGCCGCCGCGCGCTACCACCCAGAACCCATCCTGTAG